The DNA sequence GATGTGAAATAGACATTGGTCCTACTCAGTTTTGATTCAGGCAAGGCATCAGCACACGTGAAGCACTCTTCAGTTTGACTTTATTGGTTTAAAAATACTGAATCCAGCGCAAAGACACTTTCCGATGCTTCATTAATTACCAGAAAGTGTTCGACTGTGTCAAAACAATGTAGAATAATAGACCAGCATGACTTAAGATTCATTAACCTTCTAGCGGTCGCGCGTATGTGGTAGATACACGGGTATACGATTTAGTATATCTATTAACTACGCTGCGCTGCGATCTGGTGCTTTTCGCTATTTCTACTCCATTACGATATACGTATGGATGATAGCGATACAGACGAAGAGGAACGTTTCGGAACGTGATGTCGATTCTGAGTCCGAATTGAGTGATGGAAGTAATGCCGAAGACGAAGCTGACAGTTCCAACGAGGCTTATATAGCTCATCTAAAGAAAAATGCAAAAGTTTTCGACTCATGGATTTGGcaaaaaaatccaaacaaaaaAAGTAAGCGACCACCTCGCAATCGAGTTAACCTTGAAGAACTATGGAGAATGGGTGATTTCAAAACAGTGATGAGTTGGAGAAGATTTCTATTTTTAATGAGAGCATTACGTTTTGATGACATAGCTACGAGAGTAGAACGTAAAGGAATGGATCGCTTGGTCCCAATAAGGAATATTTTCGAGGTGTTTGTGTCTAATTGCCAAAAATGCTACTCGCTTGGGAAAAATGTTACAATTGACGAGAAACTAGAGGCATTTCGTGGAAGATGCTCCTTTATTCAATACATCCCCAAAAAACCCAATAAATATGGGGGGATCAAAATTTATGCCATGGTTGACGCTCGCATCTTTTGCACTTATAACGTGGAAATTTATGCAGGGACTCAACCAGATGGCTTATTCTCCATAAGTAACAAACCACGAGACGTGGTAAAAAGATTGCCAACACCTATATTAAATCGGGGAGAACACTGACCACTGACAACTGGTTTTCTGATTTTGATTTGATAAAAGATCTTGATGAGAAAACAATTGCCTTTGTAGGaacgataaaaaaaaataaggcccAAATTCCCAATGAATTTAAAGTTACAAAAAAGCGTGAGTCCAATACCAGTATTTTTGGGTTTCAGAAGGACATGACTCTTGTTTCCTACGTGCTTAAGAGCTATAAAAACCTAATATTAGTTTCAAGCCTACATGATGACGCAGCAATCGACGCAGAAATAGGTGACCAAAAGAAACCCGAGATTATAACATTCTGTAACAAGGCAAAAGGAGGTGTAGATACAGTAGACAAACTTTGTGCTTCTTACAATGTTGCCAGGAACACCAGAAGATGGCCGATGCTAGTATTTTTTCCATGTTAAATGTAGCCGGGATCAATAGTTATAATCTATTCcaccaataataacgaaaaaatactTAGAAGAAAATACCTTCGACTACTTTCAAATGCTCTTGTGAAAGGACACGTCGAACGAAGAACACAATACTCCCTTCAAAATGAGCTCaaagaaaaaattgtaaaaagaaaAGCAGAATAAGGTATCGAGACAGTAGAGGAGGCCTCAGCAAGTAAAATAAGATGTAAGCCTTGTCAAAATTATAAACGTTCAAGGATTACGCGCTTCAGCTGTGAAATTTGTCAGAAATTCATCTGTATGGAACATTCAAAGCATATTTGTCAAGACTGCAAAACTGCGATACAATAATATGTGTAATGTGCAATATCTAGGAGACATCTGGGATTTATGACACcgttgttgtttttaatgaaattcaataaaaatttttaagaaatacagTGTATCAATATTTCAccgaatatattttgtattaatattacaaTGTTTTATTACCTATATCTTAAAATAACTAATTAGCATTTAGCGTATCTAGGAAATACGCGCGACCATTCTTGTTGGTACAAAGGCCGCGACCGCTGGAAGGTTAAGAACCTCTACTTAAATCAAACAGCATCGTAAAAGTGGGGAATAGAACTACACAGAACTTTCCAATAGAGACAGGGTTGCGTTTTGTCTGCCCTACTGTGCATTATTTTTCTGTCATAAAAACTGTGCTATCGTACATTTCCAAATCGAGTGTAGGAATATTCAGACACAACATATTGAAGCATTCTTCTAtgagaaaaatataaattatttatgctATAATTTAACAGTGCTATAAACCTACTATGTATaatagaatatttaatttcaCTTACGCATAGTAAACACATCTGGTACAAGTGACAAGCTGGCTTGAAGAGTTCTCCATACATTCCAACAGCATAATCGTTGCAACTTCTGACAATCGCAGGGCACAATTCTGGGAAAAAATAATCGTTAAAGCACAAACCACCCTTTTCCATAATTTAACTTACCTGTTCCGTAGTGGCTTTCAATAATGTCTACAGGGgttttataattttgttcatGGCAGTCGTCGTCTCCTTCAGCACATTTAATATCGTTATCTCCTTTGGTCATTTTCTCAATTTCTTTATCAGAGACTTGCTTCCTCGGTACAGATCTCTTTTCTTCTAAAAACATGTCATCATCTTCAGTCGTAGGGCGTCTATTCCTCAGTCTTTCTCTCTCTTTAGCTACGGCTACTCTGTATTCTCCTAACGCAGTTCTCATTTTTTCCAAACTATAGGCAGCGGCAAGTTTAGATATCACTTTGTCCTTAATTTCTTGGACTTCTTTAGGATCGGAGTCGCCTTCACGAGATCCTGTATACTTCAAAGCATCATCCACAATCTTATCTTCCATAACTTGTAGTTTACTATCCATGTCGTTTATTTTCTGTTCTTCTGATAGTGATTTTTCGTCAGTTGAGGTCGCTTTTTTTCTATGTTCGTCGTGGTTACGAAAGGATGAAAGAGGCAGTTCAGCATTTCTCTTTTTATTGGACATTTTTATGGACTTGTGATATCGTTCAATCAACCACTCTTTATCCAAATCATCTGGTTCAGAAGATTTCTTGCGCCTATCAAGACCGAAATACTCGGACCAGTCTACCGACTTCTTTTTTATCTGCAAAGGTTTTTCCGTTGGCAGAGAAACTGGAGTGAACTCTTCCTTATTTACTGAAGCCACCTTTTTATTAGGTTTCTCCTCTTTAGGAGGTTTTGTTACTGCACTCTCCTTTTTAGGAGTAGTTGGTTTCGTGGAGACCGGTTTCTTTGTGGTTGCaggtttttcttctacttttggggtcccaaaaatATGACTAAGTTCCTTTTCTACCTTGGGATCGGTTTGTTTTTTGGGAATAGACGGTTTGTAGTCGAAGTCTTTAAAATCACTGCTTCTTTTTGTTACCGGAAATCTTTTGGCTGGTGAATATGGATTGCTGTACATTTGCCGGATCCTTTTAAGTTTATTACTTTGATAAAAGCGTTTTTTGTTGAAGAAACCATAGTCACCCATGTCTTGTCCATCATAAAAGTCGTCTTTTTGAGGATAACCGTCTTCATATAGTtcatttgttcttttttttaatcCAGCACTATCTAATCCAAACTTGGGATACATAAATCTTTTATCTATTTGAttcgaatttattttatttatttcataggGTCTTCTGTATTTATCAAAATATTCTCTTAATAGTTCTTCATAATCTTCGTTTTCCGCATTGTACCTGCCTGTATTTTCTAATTGAGAAAGGATGGACCGTGCCATTTCTTCCAGTTGTTGCTTCTGATTGTCTTCTTCTAGTCTCTCACGGAAGGCTGAAGAAATTCTTTTGTTTATACCGACATCGTATCTGTTGTCGAGAGAACTAGAGAGTGGTTTTTCATAGTCTTCCTCTGAAATAATAGTGATTGAtgtatttctaaaaaaaataacgcGATAACTGTTAAACGTATATTAAAGTTTACCTCTAACAAATCCATCAGGGTTGAGAAACACAACATCCTCGGGATGTTCTATAGGGTAACCGAATTCGCCTTCATCATAATCACGATCTAAGTCCTTTTCTCGTCTATTAATTGCATTCAATGCGCTGCGGAGCGAATCTCCTTGACCAGACGCTGCATTGCAAAGGTAAATTCCCACAAGTATCCAAAGCGCAGCCCGCATAGTTTAACGGAAAACCTTAAACAAAAATATAGGAAATGAGAAAGAGGATAAGAACCctcaatttttgaaataaattcaaattagCTGAAATGAAAGAAACCATAACTTTACCTGTGCTGTTATCTGTTAGGGTAGCTTAATAGTAgaacagccggtcccaagcccagaTAAAAAGAGAGGGGACAAAGCTTGGGCAAAAAGATAATGTAATCAACCACAAAATCTATATATGCGCACTCTCGGAAACTAGGGAGAAAGGAAACTGAACAACAAAAATGCCAAAATTTCCTACTTATTTCCAGCGCAACAAATAAGATAATCAAGCTCAAAAGTGCTTTTACTGCACAAGAAATTTGAAAACGACATAAAAGATATCGAATAGATTAGCCACAGGATCCTGAAAACTCAAAGAAAGTAAACCGGAAGATAAAACGAAAGATTTTTTTAATAGTCTATATAGAGAACAggatataaacaaattaaaaagctACAGTTGATCCAATTTTAACAGACATAATCGAAAATATTAACAGGTACTCAGAAGATGATTTGTTTTCCCACAACACGGAGCACCTTTGCATTATAGCATAAACGTAAGGCGATACGCTAATGCACTCTTTTCTAGGCAATGGATTGGACGAAGAGGTTTTATTGAATGGCCAGCAAGATCCACCAATTTAACTACCCTGGAGTTGTTTGTATGGTGTTATTTAAAAAGCAAGATTTATAATACGATTTCTGCTTCATTTTAAGAGCTAAGACTACCAATAGTGCATGAATGTAGTCTAGTAACCCCAGACATGCTTCAAAATATTCGTCATAATTTCGAACAGTGACTTTATAATACAACCACCAACAGCAaaagtgacgacaaacgaagaaataaatattgaggaggaggaAGAGTTAATGGAAGCATCAAGGAAATTAAATACAGTAAATCAcgaggagaggacagaataccgaataaactcctaaagtacggaggaccagatgtGACCATACAACTAATGAATctattccaaaaaataatagaacaaaacagagaATGGAAATTAAACATTCTaatttctaataacttttttcaaaaaggtaaacaaatcggacccggacgattacagaggaattaatttattacacacaacactaaaattaacaaccaaagtgataacaaataaactgaatgaaattataacactagcagaagaacaacgaGGTTTTAGTTCGGAAAGAGCTATTTTcataataaggcaagtgcaagataaatcattagaatacaacaaaccggcatatctatgtttcgtggacgttaaaaaggcatttgaccaggtcaaGTTAAatgacgttatccacttattgtacgcaagagagatacctctaaaaataattcaaatcatcgaaaatatctaccaaaacaacacaaaaaaGTGAACGTAGAGGGAGACCTAACTGATCCtgttgaagctggcaatgggaaaAGACAGAGAGATTCCTCCTTTCACCTGATTATggatgtaataataaaaaaaaataagaactaaaaaaggataccaaatgagagaaaaacaacttaaaataatctgctatgaaTATGACGCAATATTACTCTCTTTGCTGCACCAatttggagctggaaggtcagatacagataatagaacaagtgatggagtttaaatatctaggcatcacattatctagctatgaaaagctcgaaacagaagtggaagatcaagtgtatagagcaaatagagccgcaggctgcctgaataaaacaatatggagaaatagaaatatcgggaaacaaatgaaatgcagaatttacaaaacagtcatcagaccaataatggaataatgacatacgcggcagaaacaagacctgatacaatGAGAtgaaaagacttaaaaaaaattgattgtaaAACAATATGGGACAgatctagaagtacagatatacgacgtagatgcaggGTGGAGAACATCAATGACTGGAAGGGAAACAGAAGGGTATAATGGAATGATCaaataagccgaatgacaaaaaatagagtaggaaagacggcaagagacggttccccaataggaagacgatcagtaggaacagtacgaaaacgatggaacgacaacttactggaggcacattgaaaaacagacagaatcatgtctacataacataaagaagaagaagaaaactttaTAATTGTATGTACGTTAGTGGATATTATTTGGgacatttaattaaataattatagctgATGAGTAAACTGCTTTTAATTATAaacttattaatttaaaatttagttcattttatttacggTACAGTTAATAAAGTTTCTTATTAATgttgaaaatttcattttaatacAGTTATTGACATGATGTGGAAAATTTGAAATTGACACTAGCAAAACATAGGCGTTACATTTAGTTTTTACGAGGTGTAACAATTGAAATAAACACAAGAATTGAGTTAATATGGAAAAAAATCATAGATGCCTGCAATTTTCACCGAAATACCTGTCTAATGATGTACATGATCACCCTCTGtatattccctatttaaaattaaaggttCATGGTTTTGAAAGGGAGGGGATTGACAAATGACGGATATCCATATCGTTAAAAGATGTCCCatttggaataaaaatcgacTTGTTTTATCACAAAAATTTGGCACCcaaaatccaatgaatattgCCCAATATCAGGGTGGTCCCTTTTGAGTGGCCAACCCTGTATATTATAAAGGATACTTTAAGGCCTATAAATATGAATCTTATCTTACAAACAATGAATTTTATAGTCTCAGATATCAAATATGCATGAAGCAATAGAGTAGGAAAAATTTAAtagcaaaaattaaaagaattaattTTACTGAATTCCTAttagtaaaaaagaaaaaaaaaatgcgcAACAAATTCTTCTGCGGGGTAAATTATAATCCTGATTCATgatattagaagaatattttaaaaaaatactaggTTTCACGTGTTAGTAAAACACAACACCGGAATACGTTAGTTGtagaataaaaagaaataattttaatatgaattatGAAATAAAATCCAATATTGAAAGCGAACTATATACCAAACGCAATACTTACTATGTACGGACAGTAGTATGagtttttttctagtttttcatAATTTACAATGAAATGACAAGCTAagtattacttttattttattaatataaactataaaaagttatttaaaatatatgtcCACATTATATTATTGCTGTTTCGATGAAGTAAGTTTATTTcgaataaataaatgaaattatccCTAAATAAGGTCGTCTCAGAAACGCACCTCAATAGTcttctattttaatatataagaAAACGTCAAAATTTCTGTATAATAGACAGATATTTAAATAGATAGATATTTAAGAGTaaatcataaaatataatttgtttgttttgtttccagcGTAACAAAACAAATAGCTTGTTTATTTTAAAGTTGTCTTTTTAAAACATCTTTCTATTTTAAATAGAAacgtaaaaaagaaatatttgaaaatactgAGATACCAGAAAGAGATATTTAAAACATCAGGAAAATCTTTTTGAAATTTTAGACCCTGTATAGCCCTGAGtagttttataattaaattttttattgaaagGATATTCGAGGAACATCAATCATATCGTCCTGAAATACGTGATTCCAGTCATAATCACTCGAACTCTGAAGGCACCCAAAATCAATAAACCACCTACTCAAACCTGTTGAATTATATTGCATGTACAAATACACCACAAAACCGTGATTTTACATCATAATTTACCGTTTTTGTACATACAAATTTATATAAGAGCAAATTCGGCATAGATATTCACATATTTACCTATTAGGAGAAGTAAGAAAATAATGGAAGAAGCTAGGAATGGCCGTCCTTATAAAAATGAGCTGATATATTTTTGAAGCCATATAATTACCAAAGTacaattaaagataataaataaaataatattatagcAGATACTCACAGTTAGTAATTCATGTAACTTATCAACTTTGCTTACTATAGTCGAATGGCACAGGGGATTTCAACTGACGAAGTATTACCCAGAAAGACCGGATTGTTTATATCATTGCGCATGCCGTTTTTCCCTGGTCGATATCATCTATATAAAAAATTCCTAATTACGCTTTAATATAAGTGGGCGGCATGTACAGAGAATAACATCGTATTGCAGGattcttatttttaattgaatactGCTTTCtgctaatataaataaaaatatatcatattaaatttgtaaaatagaacaggtaacaaTACACCTGGATCCCAATAGTAATATTATTTTCGTCTTAAGATTTATTGCGCTTCAACGCTAAGTTTTGCCATTATTTGTACCTGTGTAATAACTTGTAGCGACAGTTGTCGTGATCCTATCATTACTTGAACAATATACTGAGCTTTCCGTGTCTTTATTTCCATATATTACCTCCATGCTGCAATTTTTTCTTTTACAATAACTTTTAGCAGCTGGTATTATGATTCTATCGTTACTTGTCTAAGATACTGGACTTTTCCTATCTTTATTTCAAAAATTAGCTCTATTAACCATATCTAAAAGGCTTCTATTTTTTCATCTTGGATTTAGTGCTGGCTGCTTCCATATCACGACAGCGGTGACTCAATATAACAGTTGGGCAAACGAGGGGAGACTACTTGAGTAATCCCTCCCCTGGTAACTGATAGTGACAATAGTTTTATTATGtcaagaaaaattaaaaaccatCCCCCGGTCCTGAAGAGGTGTTATAAATCATATAACCTCTGACCAACTTTCTTTAATAGTCAAAACTGACTTTATCTCCCCTCCACCTATTAAAGTGGGCTAATTGGGAACTATTCGACGAATTCATCAACCGTAACCTCAATGGGTTGGCAAGTTGGGCAATATGTCAACAAGGAATCTTGTTGATATAGGAATATCCAAAATTTAAAGCCTTCCTTAAGAAGCTTCATCCATTTATACATCAATTACAAAATATAATCCATATACTCCAATACTTCCACAGATAATTATCATTAAGATCAAAACTAAGCGTAGACTGATGAGAAAGTATAAAAGATTCCGAGATCCCATCATCAAAACAGAATACAACCAACTCTCGGCATCAATAAAATTAGAGGTAAACAAGCTGAAAGAAAAAAAGTGGATGCGAGTCACGTTTGGTCTTGACTACAGAGAAGGTTAAAAATTCTGGTCCATATTCAAAGTCCTAACCAATTAAAAAACTCAGTCACATTCTcatctaaaataaaataacattatACTCAACAATCCACAAGACAAGGTCGACGCTTTTAAAAATTCACTAAAGGCCGCACTTATTTCCCCAAAAAATCCAAATTTTAGTGTACATGCACTGAGGGCTACCGAACGGAGAGTAAAAGATATACTCTAGATTAATCTACCGCACATGGAAGCCCAAAAGCAGCACAGAATCCTACAGACCAATATCACTCTTAAACACTCTAGTTAAAGTATACGAGAGGATACTCACGGAAAGACTCTTAGTCTTCTAACTAAACAAAACtaatcctcctcctcagtcctaatcccttttgggatgtggtgacaccatcaggcctttacagttttttcacgatttctctccatccttctctgtcctgggctagttgttcggcttcatgtaacccttggttaatcagtatttttgtttgatctacccaacggcttggagatcttcccctaggtctctttccttcaactctaccctcgactatcagtttttccatcgtacctgttcttctagcaatgtgtccaaaatactgcaaatatctctgttgtatttgtttaagcaatctatcctttactttaagttgttctaatatcgatacgttagtgcgatgatcaatccaggatattctcaacatgcggcgatatacccacatttcaaaagcgtccagtttatttttatccgctttctttaaggtccacgtttcagatgcatatgtcgctatgggaaaaataagcgcccttaccagccttagttttgaaGCTGAACACTCCACTCAAAATGCATTGATTGAAGCAGACACTTTTATCTCACAATCCATAAATAAACACAATAGATTCGCCATATGCATATTTCTCGTCGTCCAAAAGGTTTTCGATCAACTCTGGCATACCGGACTGCCTGTATCATTTATGAAAATCATCCATTCCTATCTCTCCAATTGGACAATCCGAGTACAGGTAGCCAACAAACTCTCAACACTAATTACTTTAGTAGCTGGAGTCCCACTCAGTTTTAGCTCCTATATTATACACAATATATAATAGTGACATTCATGACATAAATGACACGGCATTACTTACCGCAGGTACCCTCAGGAAGACACAGAGACACACATCTATGTTCGACAGAGCACAAATTGAACTAAAAAAAATAGTGAGATGGTACAACTGATAGCGGGTCACTCTATAGAAAAAACTATAGATATCAGCGCTACATGGAGAAAAAATTTGAAACGTATAAACCAAATAAGGAGGAACCTGTAGAAGAATATTGGCAAAAGATAAAGACAAACGTGAAATGTGACAccacattaaataataaaaaaagggaaagaacaccatggtggaataaagaggtaaaaatcgaaataaagaaaagaaaactttgttaaaagaatatatacaagacaaaacgcaacaaaaatattaaagatacaaaataaactgattaaaagtTACAGCAATGGTCAAACATTAGAAAAAAACCGAGACAAGTTtggagaaaaaaatattaaactttaatacattatttaattttaaggacGTACGAAGTTCGGCGGGGCagctaatttatataatttaataccaCCAGCCGCGGTTTCGGctacagagtgcctttctcaagtgatgttTTCTTATTATGCATCTAcattttatagtctttaactgaataagttgaggaggggagaactgtttgtctcaagttgttcattcaaaattatatctatattttttaatttgttgatttccatagattctaataaggatagaaggtctttattttgaatgtgaatgaATTGAAATTGTTCAGTAGAAGAGTGATCACTCTAATAGCGCATTTTTATCCAGTCTACGTTTTACCATGTGCTTGACAGCGGATCCAAGCCGGTTCTGGATCACAGTATTTTGAAGCGAATGCTGTTTTATGAGCGTTGTTTTTTGGTATAGATATATGGACTCAGGGATTAgttctttgattttctttttgGTTAGTCCATTTTCACAATGGTTTTGAACAACGTGACGAGTTCCTAAGTTTGTTCAGTGCTACAGTATAAGTCTAAATATATGCTTGTGTGGTATATAAAGGGTCGAAAAATATCAAATAAGAACACAGTATGTTTAGTTATAATATATTACTAGACTACAAAAATATAAACGTATTTTTCCTTTcaagattaaaaatataatctaagaATAGGACattataaaatatgaaaatatagcTCTGATAAATATGGCACTTATTATAGGATTATAAATTAAGGTACATGCTCTGGCCCTAGTATAAAACTAGTCATtggtattattaaataaaataaacaataagctagactgttattaaaaattttccttATTCTAAACAGATCAAATCACCAACCGAAGCAACAAAAACACTAGTTTGTGAACTGGCATCAAAATgatgcaaaaaattatttttattacataaaaatttaaattatatggCACGGTCTCATTTACAAGCTTGTAAATAGTTCTTATGGCACTGGTAATGTGGTCAGATGATCTGAGGATTGATTGAACTGAACATCAAAACATTTTGGCACAACTTGctgtaaaaatttgaaaaatcgaGGAAATGGTGCGATTAATAATTAATAACAGAACAGGCATGAAAGAATATAGTACtaattaaaaactaaattaaaaaaattcaagatCCAAAGAATTTTAAATACTTTATCCGTCAATAATCAGATGATAAGTTGTTttcttttatgaaaaa is a window from the Diabrotica undecimpunctata isolate CICGRU chromosome 10, icDiaUnde3, whole genome shotgun sequence genome containing:
- the LOC140451845 gene encoding uncharacterized protein isoform X1 — protein: MRAALWILVGIYLCNAASGQGDSLRSALNAINRREKDLDRDYDEGEFGYPIEHPEDVVFLNPDGFVREEDYEKPLSSSLDNRYDVGINKRISSAFRERLEEDNQKQQLEEMARSILSQLENTGRYNAENEDYEELLREYFDKYRRPYEINKINSNQIDKRFMYPKFGLDSAGLKKRTNELYEDGYPQKDDFYDGQDMGDYGFFNKKRFYQSNKLKRIRQMYSNPYSPAKRFPVTKRSSDFKDFDYKPSIPKKQTDPKVEKELSHIFGTPKVEEKPATTKKPVSTKPTTPKKESAVTKPPKEEKPNKKVASVNKEEFTPVSLPTEKPLQIKKKSVDWSEYFGLDRRKKSSEPDDLDKEWLIERYHKSIKMSNKKRNAELPLSSFRNHDEHRKKATSTDEKSLSEEQKINDMDSKLQVMEDKIVDDALKYTGSREGDSDPKEVQEIKDKVISKLAAAYSLEKMRTALGEYRVAVAKERERLRNRRPTTEDDDMFLEEKRSVPRKQVSDKEIEKMTKGDNDIKCAEGDDDCHEQNYKTPVDIIESHYGTELCPAIVRSCNDYAVGMYGELFKPACHLYQMCLLCSNYNRSPPIRQCQALFVAKVFELCKDLGDNQCQNATQYSLRYLNDITYNFDGEDPVLITECDRSCADTGALLLFVRPVQLQGLLSLFSSSIPHIHNFFWVALLFFLIILARLFKWNIFL
- the LOC140451845 gene encoding uncharacterized protein isoform X2, yielding MRAALWILVGIYLCNAASGQGDSLRSALNAINRREKDLDRDYDEGEFGYPIEHPEDVVFLNPDGFVREEDYEKPLSSSLDNRYDVGINKRISSAFRERLEEDNQKQQLEEMARSILSQLENTGRYNAENEDYEELLREYFDKYRRPYEINKINSNQIDKRFMYPKFGLDSAGLKKRTNELYEDGYPQKDDFYDGQDMGDYGFFNKKRFYQSNKLKRIRQMYSNPYSPAKRFPVTKRSSDFKDFDYKPSIPKKQTDPKVEKELSHIFGTPKVEEKPATTKKPVSTKPTTPKKESAVTKPPKEEKPNKKVASVNKEEFTPVSLPTEKPLQIKKKSVDWSEYFGLDRRKKSSEPDDLDKEWLIERYHKSIKMSNKKRNAELPLSSFRNHDEHRKKATSTDEKSLSEEQKINDMDSKLQVMEDKIVDDALKYTGSREGDSDPKEVQEIKDKVISKLAAAYSLEKMRTALGEYRVAVAKERERLRNRRPTTEDDDMFLEEKRSVPRKQVSDKEIEKMTKGDNDIKCAEGDDDCHEQNYKTPVDIIESHYGTELCPAIVRSCNDYAVGMYGELFKPACHLYQMCLLCSNYNRSPPIRTCQALFVAKAFELCKGIGDYQCQNATQYSLRYLNDLTYTFHEEDPVLIAECERSCPETGALLG